In Methanomicrobia archaeon, one genomic interval encodes:
- a CDS encoding Kae1-associated kinase Bud32, whose translation MHADEPEERYQCAEAIVEIAGDLVYKRRIEKRYRVPNLDERLRRERTKSEAKLISEARRNGVPTPIVFDVNDYTLVMERIPGTLARDLITEQISERIGEHVGTLHRSSIIHGDLTTSNIIVEQSSGRIYLIDFGLAFFDASTEARGVDVHVFFQSLKGTHEAYERLRAAFINGYTRTAPQAAQVLNRVAEIERRGRYVERS comes from the coding sequence ATGCACGCAGACGAGCCTGAAGAGCGGTATCAGTGCGCAGAAGCGATCGTTGAGATCGCGGGCGATCTCGTGTATAAACGCCGCATTGAGAAACGGTACCGGGTGCCGAACCTGGATGAACGGCTGCGGCGGGAGCGGACGAAGAGCGAAGCAAAGCTCATCTCAGAGGCGCGACGGAACGGTGTGCCCACACCCATTGTCTTTGACGTCAACGACTATACCCTGGTCATGGAGCGCATACCCGGTACGCTGGCCAGGGACCTGATCACGGAGCAGATCAGTGAGCGCATCGGCGAGCACGTCGGAACACTGCACAGAAGCAGCATCATTCACGGCGATCTCACCACATCCAATATCATTGTGGAGCAGTCCTCCGGCCGCATTTACCTCATCGATTTCGGTCTGGCCTTCTTCGATGCGAGCACCGAAGCACGCGGTGTTGACGTTCACGTCTTCTTCCAGAGTCTTAAAGGCACGCACGAAGCCTACGAGCGTTTGCGAGCGGCGTTCATTAACGGCTACACACGCACCGCGCCACAAGCTGCGCAGGTGCTCAACCGCGTAGCGGAGATCGAGCGTCGAGGTCGCTACGTGGAGCGATCATGA
- a CDS encoding tyrosine--tRNA ligase — MEERDTLRSLELNVEEIITREEFEALLAGKSERQPRAYVGIEPSGNVHLGHLPFLNTLRILQRNGVHIVVLLADLHAYLNEKGEFEQIRATAEYNRRCFAASGLTAETEFVYGRDYQLEEEYMLNVLRLATITTEKRARRSMDEVSRSKEDRKVSQTIYPLMQAMDISYLNIDIAIGGIDQRKIHMLARDNLPKLGFKAPVCIHTPLLIGLDGEKMSSSKQNFIAIDEPDESVAQKLKSAFCPPNVADGNPVLQIYKHTIFPNPDRKDEVTIQRPEKYGGNVGYERYEALERDYVAGMLHPSDLKLNAVRSLNEVLEPIRQRMQ; from the coding sequence ATGGAAGAGCGCGACACCCTGCGGAGCCTGGAGCTGAACGTGGAGGAGATCATCACTCGCGAGGAGTTTGAAGCGCTTCTGGCGGGTAAATCAGAGCGGCAGCCGCGTGCATACGTAGGTATTGAGCCGAGTGGCAACGTGCACCTCGGGCATCTGCCGTTCTTGAACACCCTGCGCATACTGCAGCGGAACGGGGTTCACATCGTCGTTCTGCTCGCCGATCTCCACGCGTATCTGAACGAGAAGGGCGAATTCGAGCAGATCCGCGCGACGGCGGAGTACAATAGACGCTGTTTCGCCGCCTCGGGCTTGACTGCGGAGACGGAATTCGTGTATGGCCGCGATTATCAGCTGGAAGAGGAGTACATGCTCAATGTCTTGCGGCTGGCCACGATCACGACGGAGAAGCGCGCGCGACGGAGCATGGACGAGGTCTCGCGGAGCAAGGAGGACCGTAAGGTCTCGCAAACGATCTACCCGCTGATGCAAGCGATGGATATCTCCTATCTCAATATTGACATTGCGATCGGCGGGATCGACCAGCGGAAGATCCACATGCTCGCGCGAGACAATCTCCCGAAACTGGGCTTCAAAGCACCGGTCTGTATCCATACGCCCCTCTTGATCGGGCTCGACGGCGAGAAGATGTCCTCATCCAAGCAGAATTTCATCGCGATCGACGAGCCGGATGAGAGCGTGGCGCAGAAGCTGAAGAGCGCGTTCTGCCCGCCGAATGTTGCGGATGGCAATCCGGTGCTGCAGATATATAAGCATACGATCTTCCCGAATCCGGACCGGAAAGACGAGGTGACGATCCAGCGACCGGAGAAATACGGTGGCAACGTCGGCTACGAGCGTTACGAGGCGCTGGAACGCGATTATGTCGCTGGAATGCTCCATCCGTCTGATTTGAAGCTAAATGCGGTGCGATCGCTCAACGAGGTGCTGGAACCGATCAGGCAGCGAATGCAGTAG
- a CDS encoding glycosyltransferase family 1 protein, producing MRIAFYHRTVSGGIKTHVEALTREFEKQGHEVKRIDQFSLGSRMLGNSTGGISYGFDFALRKIKREVADCDILHIHHAATFSEYFLPFSTICSDVNVVNTFHIQAGNSLSGEVARAIISMLVTLYFGHSKKFISVSAEIADYIRQNCFVYNFSGTGTGTELVVIPNGVDIHRFYPADPDDRAAARGGRGLCLGYLGRLSPEKNVINLIKAVKTLEHEHVRLKIAGSGPLYSKVKRLEDDRIEVLGYVEDAPAFYRGIDVFLLPSKLEAQPIALLEAMASGLPVIASDVGDNKYFVRKNGLLCGTSVPEIRAAIGEILSADRERMGEESRHLVERDYTWDQIATQTLAVYRAAQHSH from the coding sequence ATGAGAATAGCATTCTATCATCGCACGGTCAGTGGGGGCATCAAGACGCACGTGGAAGCGCTCACGCGCGAATTCGAGAAGCAAGGGCACGAAGTGAAGCGAATCGACCAGTTCTCACTCGGCTCCCGGATGCTGGGCAATTCGACCGGCGGGATTTCCTATGGGTTCGACTTCGCGCTCCGGAAGATCAAGCGCGAGGTTGCGGACTGCGATATTCTGCATATTCATCATGCCGCGACCTTCTCGGAATATTTCCTGCCCTTCTCCACCATCTGTTCTGACGTCAACGTGGTGAATACCTTTCATATTCAGGCCGGCAACAGCCTCAGTGGTGAGGTAGCCCGGGCGATCATCTCGATGCTCGTCACGCTCTATTTCGGGCACTCAAAGAAATTCATCTCGGTGAGTGCTGAGATCGCGGACTACATCCGCCAGAACTGCTTCGTCTACAACTTCAGCGGCACGGGCACCGGTACCGAACTGGTAGTCATCCCCAACGGCGTAGATATCCATCGCTTTTATCCCGCAGACCCGGATGACCGAGCCGCTGCTCGCGGTGGTCGGGGGCTCTGTTTAGGTTATCTCGGCCGTCTCTCGCCTGAGAAGAACGTGATCAATCTGATAAAGGCGGTGAAGACGCTGGAGCACGAGCATGTCCGGCTTAAAATCGCCGGCAGTGGCCCGCTGTACAGCAAAGTGAAACGGCTGGAAGACGACCGCATCGAGGTTCTGGGCTATGTTGAGGATGCGCCCGCCTTCTATCGCGGGATAGATGTGTTCTTATTGCCCTCGAAGCTGGAAGCGCAGCCAATCGCGCTCCTCGAAGCCATGGCTTCCGGTCTCCCGGTGATCGCAAGCGACGTAGGCGATAACAAGTATTTTGTGAGGAAGAACGGGCTCCTCTGCGGTACCTCGGTGCCGGAGATACGAGCGGCGATCGGCGAGATATTAAGTGCCGATAGGGAGCGTATGGGCGAGGAATCGCGGCACCTGGTGGAACGTGATTACACCTGGGACCAGATAGCCACGCAAACGCTTGCGGTCTATAGGGCCGCACAGCACTCGCATTAG
- a CDS encoding phospholipid carrier-dependent glycosyltransferase: MPLQKLAGFEPREGAVILALMIIFLSGALVNMGALAIPAASVWPANAEAVFDLGEVQEVKELYVFLNDAQRTQFTVYHGAPPDEWRTLAVFDRDPANHVHFSSWERLSLPATSTRYLKIVFTAASTGEVGEILVISAANEIVPVAVTGDSGTERLADEHELITLPITQKYGAYFDEMYFVRTAEEHLNLEEPYEWTHPPLGKLIIAAGIASFGMSPFGWRILGVIAATAMIPLIFVFGKRLFKSALAGFFAAFLLTFDFLHFTLARLAIGEIYLLLFSILMFYFAFDYFEKRANALVTTAEAQNSRAAHSLFLALLCFGLCFAVKWIAIFGLVAVLILLLINNRRLNQPLLRDARVVLAGLCAAVAIYIAAYIPYMLSGEGHGLIDLHHLPVYLGYLSEYLTQGTITVLPTDSLTFFDLQLRMFGYHAGIEATHPYSSPWWSWPLLLKPLWLYANWFDGMVSTIVLMGNPVLWWGSIPALTALGIILIRTVLKRRADERTFPLLFILIPFLIQWLGFIFISRILFIYHFTANLPFLVFAVTYWLQLPFAREWQTKRAKRIALCLVVLFLVLTVVLFFLFYPVISGYPVSYEYKESLRWLDGWVF, encoded by the coding sequence ATGCCCCTGCAGAAGCTAGCGGGATTCGAGCCGCGGGAAGGTGCAGTTATCCTCGCACTCATGATCATCTTCCTCAGCGGCGCGCTCGTCAACATGGGCGCGCTGGCGATTCCCGCCGCATCTGTATGGCCGGCAAATGCCGAGGCGGTCTTTGATCTGGGCGAAGTCCAGGAGGTCAAAGAGCTCTATGTCTTTCTGAACGATGCACAGCGGACACAGTTTACGGTGTATCACGGCGCACCGCCCGATGAGTGGCGAACGCTCGCCGTCTTCGACCGGGATCCTGCGAACCACGTCCATTTCAGCTCCTGGGAGCGGCTGTCACTGCCCGCTACGAGCACCCGGTACCTGAAAATCGTCTTCACGGCGGCCTCGACTGGTGAGGTCGGCGAGATTCTGGTGATTTCAGCGGCGAATGAGATCGTGCCGGTCGCGGTTACCGGAGACAGCGGCACAGAACGATTGGCCGACGAGCACGAGCTCATTACGCTTCCGATCACGCAGAAATACGGGGCGTACTTCGACGAGATGTACTTCGTCCGTACCGCGGAAGAGCACCTCAACCTTGAGGAGCCCTATGAATGGACGCACCCGCCACTGGGGAAGCTCATCATCGCCGCAGGTATAGCGAGCTTCGGCATGAGCCCTTTCGGCTGGCGGATCCTGGGCGTCATTGCTGCCACAGCGATGATCCCGCTCATCTTCGTCTTCGGTAAACGGCTCTTCAAAAGCGCTCTAGCCGGCTTCTTCGCCGCCTTCCTCCTCACCTTCGATTTCCTCCACTTCACACTGGCGCGCCTGGCCATTGGAGAGATTTACCTCCTGCTCTTCTCCATCTTGATGTTCTATTTCGCCTTCGATTATTTCGAGAAGCGTGCGAATGCGCTCGTGACGACCGCGGAAGCGCAAAACAGCCGCGCAGCGCACTCACTCTTCCTAGCCTTACTCTGCTTCGGGCTCTGCTTCGCTGTGAAGTGGATCGCGATCTTCGGTTTGGTGGCCGTGCTCATCCTGCTGCTCATCAACAATCGGAGATTGAACCAGCCGCTACTGCGTGACGCGCGGGTCGTTCTGGCAGGGCTCTGCGCAGCCGTGGCAATTTATATCGCGGCCTATATCCCCTATATGCTCTCCGGCGAGGGCCACGGGCTCATCGATCTCCATCATTTACCGGTCTACCTCGGTTACCTCTCAGAATACCTTACTCAAGGCACGATCACCGTTCTCCCGACGGATTCCTTGACCTTCTTCGATCTCCAGCTGCGCATGTTCGGCTATCACGCGGGCATAGAGGCGACACACCCGTATTCCTCACCCTGGTGGTCCTGGCCTCTGCTGCTCAAGCCGCTCTGGCTCTATGCAAACTGGTTTGACGGCATGGTCTCGACCATAGTTCTGATGGGCAATCCTGTACTCTGGTGGGGCAGTATTCCCGCGCTCACGGCGCTGGGCATCATCCTCATACGAACCGTACTCAAACGGAGAGCAGATGAGCGGACCTTTCCGCTCCTCTTCATCCTCATCCCCTTCCTCATCCAGTGGCTCGGCTTCATCTTCATCTCGCGCATCCTGTTCATCTACCATTTCACGGCGAATCTGCCCTTTCTGGTCTTTGCCGTTACCTACTGGCTCCAGCTGCCATTCGCGCGTGAATGGCAGACGAAGAGAGCGAAGCGCATCGCACTCTGCCTCGTCGTCCTCTTTCTCGTGCTCACTGTTGTTCTCTTCTTCCTCTTCTATCCCGTCATCTCGGGATACCCGGTCTCCTACGAGTACAAGGAGAGCTTACGCTGGCTCGATGGCTGGGTATTTTAA
- a CDS encoding metallophosphoesterase, translated as MKVGVISDTHDNLAAISTAVEVFNREGIDLLVHAGDFVSPFTAKPFQQLKAQFVGIFGNNDGDKLLLERYYRENGVGALHEDPYEFELGSWRIMVTHKPEIVKPLAASGLYSLVIYGHTHQAVIDAPVGRTWIINPGECCGYLSGRKTVALLDLERGTARLLML; from the coding sequence ATGAAGGTGGGTGTTATCTCAGATACACATGACAATCTCGCGGCGATCTCCACGGCGGTGGAGGTGTTCAACCGCGAGGGTATCGATCTCCTGGTTCACGCGGGCGATTTTGTCTCCCCCTTTACGGCAAAGCCGTTTCAGCAGCTGAAGGCTCAGTTCGTGGGGATATTCGGCAATAATGACGGTGATAAGCTGCTGTTAGAGCGATATTACCGGGAGAACGGCGTGGGTGCGCTGCATGAGGATCCCTACGAGTTCGAACTCGGATCCTGGAGGATTATGGTGACGCATAAACCAGAAATCGTGAAGCCGCTGGCCGCCTCCGGCCTCTATTCCCTCGTTATTTACGGGCATACGCATCAGGCGGTCATCGACGCGCCGGTTGGTCGGACCTGGATAATCAATCCCGGGGAGTGCTGTGGCTATCTCTCGGGTCGGAAGACGGTGGCACTGCTGGATCTCGAGCGCGGTACGGCACGGCTGCTGATGCTTTAA
- the hdrC gene encoding CoB--CoM heterodisulfide reductase subunit C, which yields MATLKEEIMEWGGGVFGEEHMESLLSCVQCGKCTGGCPSGRITALRTRKLFRMAQEDMRDELFNAPELWFCTTCYTCYERCPKGVKCTDIIRTIRNLAAKAGHMSVPHRMIGVYALKTGHGVPIGPDQMKIRESLGLDSQPPTTQKHKEQLEQIQIICKETKFDELIDFDWDKMALKEEEKK from the coding sequence ATGGCAACTTTGAAGGAAGAAATAATGGAATGGGGCGGCGGCGTTTTCGGCGAGGAGCACATGGAGTCGCTGCTGAGCTGTGTGCAATGCGGCAAGTGTACCGGCGGCTGCCCCTCAGGGCGGATCACCGCGCTCCGGACTCGAAAGCTTTTCCGGATGGCGCAGGAGGACATGCGTGATGAGCTCTTTAATGCGCCTGAGCTGTGGTTCTGCACCACCTGCTACACCTGCTATGAGCGATGTCCCAAGGGCGTGAAGTGTACCGATATCATTCGGACGATCCGCAACCTGGCAGCGAAGGCCGGGCATATGTCCGTGCCGCACCGGATGATCGGCGTTTATGCGTTGAAGACCGGCCATGGTGTGCCCATCGGGCCTGACCAGATGAAGATACGGGAGTCGCTCGGTCTTGACTCGCAGCCACCAACGACGCAGAAACACAAGGAGCAACTGGAGCAGATCCAGATCATCTGCAAAGAGACGAAGTTCGATGAGCTGATCGACTTTGACTGGGATAAGATGGCCTTGAAGGAGGAAGAGAAAAAATGA
- the hdrB gene encoding CoB--CoM heterodisulfide reductase subunit B, translating into MSEEGPKEYAYFLGCITPNRYPGIEAATKKIFKEFGIETKEMLGASCCPAPGVFGSFDMYTWLPIAARNLAIAEEMGLEIYVTCNGCYGSLQEADHLLKGNPKLRAKVNEILGKAGREFKGTTEVHHSISVLHDRIGLDALKEKVTKPMTDVNVAIHYGCHFLKPSEVRGHGSSETPYILEDIVKAIGAKEAVYKDKLMCCGAGGGVRTADTPTALEWTRQKLVNMIEVGADCVIHPCAFCHLQLDRGQYEINKAFGTNFNMPVLFALQLVGLAMGMSVKELGLDQQTTTMSEKLLK; encoded by the coding sequence ATGAGCGAAGAAGGACCGAAAGAGTATGCCTATTTCCTCGGCTGTATCACCCCTAACCGGTATCCGGGGATAGAGGCGGCGACGAAGAAGATCTTCAAAGAATTCGGGATCGAGACGAAGGAGATGCTCGGCGCGTCCTGCTGTCCCGCACCGGGTGTCTTCGGGTCATTCGACATGTACACCTGGCTCCCCATCGCGGCACGCAACCTCGCGATCGCGGAGGAGATGGGGCTTGAGATCTACGTGACCTGCAACGGCTGCTACGGCTCGCTCCAGGAGGCAGACCATTTACTCAAAGGGAATCCGAAGTTGAGGGCAAAGGTCAATGAGATCCTGGGCAAAGCCGGCAGGGAGTTCAAGGGCACCACGGAGGTGCATCATTCCATCTCGGTGCTGCACGATCGGATCGGCCTGGACGCGCTCAAGGAGAAGGTGACGAAGCCGATGACGGATGTGAATGTGGCCATCCACTACGGCTGCCATTTCCTCAAGCCGAGCGAGGTGCGCGGTCATGGCTCGTCCGAGACGCCGTACATCCTTGAAGATATCGTGAAGGCGATCGGAGCGAAAGAGGCGGTATACAAGGACAAGTTGATGTGCTGTGGCGCGGGCGGTGGTGTGCGAACCGCGGATACCCCAACGGCCCTGGAGTGGACACGCCAGAAGTTGGTGAACATGATCGAGGTGGGTGCGGACTGCGTGATCCATCCCTGTGCGTTCTGTCACCTGCAGCTCGACCGCGGGCAATATGAGATCAACAAGGCGTTCGGTACCAATTTCAATATGCCGGTCCTGTTTGCCTTGCAGCTCGTCGGGCTCGCCATGGGCATGAGTGTAAAAGAACTCGGCCTGGATCAGCAGACGACCACCATGTCAGAGAAACTGCTCAAGTGA
- a CDS encoding 30S ribosomal protein S10, with the protein MNQKARIKLSSIDHKKLDEICLQVKRIVETTGVRMSGPIPLPTKKLVVPCRKSPDGEGSPTWDHWEMRIHKRLIDLEADERALRQLMRIPIPKDVHIEIVLKG; encoded by the coding sequence ATGAACCAAAAAGCACGGATAAAGCTCTCGAGCATAGATCACAAGAAACTGGACGAAATCTGTCTGCAGGTGAAGCGGATAGTCGAGACGACGGGCGTCCGGATGTCCGGGCCCATTCCGCTCCCCACCAAGAAACTCGTCGTGCCCTGCAGGAAGAGCCCGGACGGTGAAGGCTCACCAACCTGGGACCACTGGGAGATGCGCATCCATAAGCGCTTGATCGACCTTGAAGCGGACGAACGGGCGCTACGGCAACTGATGCGCATACCTATTCCCAAAGACGTGCACATAGAGATTGTGCTGAAGGGATGA
- the tuf gene encoding translation elongation factor EF-1 subunit alpha, which yields MAEKEHMNLAIIGHIDHGKSTLLGRLLMDAGVIDPHVIDEYRKKADAIGKGSFEFAWVMDSLKDERERGITIDVAHQRFDTEKFYYTIVDCPGHRDFVKNMITGTSQADAAVLVVDAKDGIMAQTKEHVFLARTLGVSQLIIAINKMDRVNYEQGHYEELKKEVMTLLKMVGYKEESVIFIPVSAFEGQNIMKKSDKMPWFDGPTLVQTLDLMKVPEKPINLPLRIPVQDVYTITGAGTVPVGRVETGKIKKGDKVIFNPAAKTGEVKSIEMHHEEIAEALPGDNIGWNVRGVGRTDIRRGDVCGHTDSPPTIADEFTAQLIVLQHPTAITIGYTPVFHCHTAQIACTITEISKKLDPRTGATKEEHPDFIKTGDAAVVKVKPTRPLVIEKVKEIPQLGRFAIRDMGQTVAAGMVIDIKEK from the coding sequence ATGGCAGAGAAAGAGCATATGAATTTGGCGATAATCGGCCACATTGACCACGGCAAGTCAACGCTGCTGGGACGGCTGCTTATGGACGCGGGGGTGATCGACCCACACGTGATCGACGAGTACAGGAAGAAAGCAGATGCGATCGGGAAAGGCTCATTCGAGTTTGCTTGGGTGATGGATAGTTTGAAGGATGAACGAGAGCGAGGGATTACCATTGACGTCGCTCATCAGAGATTTGATACTGAAAAGTTTTATTATACCATCGTCGATTGCCCGGGTCACCGGGACTTCGTCAAGAACATGATCACCGGCACGTCTCAGGCGGATGCGGCTGTCCTGGTGGTGGATGCGAAGGACGGGATCATGGCGCAGACGAAGGAGCATGTCTTCCTGGCACGCACGCTGGGCGTCTCGCAGCTCATTATCGCGATCAATAAGATGGACCGGGTGAACTACGAGCAGGGGCACTACGAGGAGCTGAAGAAAGAGGTGATGACTCTGCTGAAGATGGTGGGCTACAAGGAAGAGAGCGTAATCTTCATCCCGGTATCGGCGTTTGAGGGCCAGAATATCATGAAGAAGAGCGATAAGATGCCCTGGTTCGACGGGCCGACGCTCGTGCAGACACTGGATCTCATGAAGGTACCGGAGAAGCCGATCAATCTTCCGCTGCGCATACCCGTGCAGGACGTGTACACCATTACGGGTGCGGGCACGGTGCCGGTGGGTCGTGTTGAAACCGGTAAGATCAAGAAAGGTGATAAGGTGATCTTCAACCCGGCAGCGAAGACCGGCGAGGTGAAGTCCATTGAGATGCATCATGAGGAGATAGCCGAAGCGCTTCCTGGTGATAATATCGGCTGGAACGTCCGTGGCGTCGGCCGAACAGATATCCGGAGGGGCGATGTCTGTGGCCACACTGACTCACCGCCGACCATTGCCGACGAGTTCACCGCACAGCTCATTGTGCTGCAGCATCCCACGGCGATTACCATTGGGTATACACCCGTCTTCCATTGCCACACCGCGCAAATTGCCTGCACCATCACGGAGATCAGCAAGAAGTTAGATCCGCGAACCGGTGCCACAAAGGAAGAGCATCCCGACTTTATCAAGACGGGCGATGCGGCAGTCGTCAAGGTAAAGCCAACACGACCACTGGTGATCGAGAAGGTGAAGGAGATCCCGCAGCTCGGCCGGTTCGCGATCCGGGACATGGGGCAGACCGTAGCCGCAGGCATGGTCATAGATATCAAGGAGAAATGA
- a CDS encoding DUF89 family protein produces the protein MKIKPECLACLVDRAHFECDRLFRDEREKFGALGEVIRFLSTHLETDELHSPPFYGTERERILQRRSGIRDPHAEAKRLNNALARSLLPAAERFFEAATDRLEALIRIAAAANSMEYGVKGYEYSEARFAQIFDRTLHEPLVWNRPAIFTAIRAHERILYLTDNAGEIVFDAFVVRKLANLGKVIVLSPKSAPVLNDATVEDLKEAGIAGSENGIRIVPSGAYIGLSLEEATEAFLDVFRDERYLVMAKGMGNYEAISEFETRADLRLKGRLLYILRAKCEPVARSLGVNRGDLVARLIA, from the coding sequence ATGAAGATCAAACCTGAATGTCTCGCCTGTCTGGTGGATCGCGCGCACTTTGAATGTGATCGGCTCTTCAGGGACGAGCGCGAGAAATTCGGCGCGCTCGGAGAGGTCATCAGGTTCCTCAGCACCCATCTGGAGACGGACGAGCTGCACTCACCCCCGTTTTATGGCACCGAGCGCGAACGGATATTACAGCGGCGGAGTGGCATTCGTGATCCCCATGCGGAGGCGAAACGACTGAATAACGCCCTTGCACGCAGTCTACTGCCCGCGGCAGAGCGCTTCTTCGAGGCTGCGACTGACAGGCTCGAGGCCCTGATCAGGATCGCGGCTGCGGCGAACTCGATGGAGTACGGGGTGAAAGGGTATGAGTACAGCGAAGCGCGTTTTGCGCAGATCTTCGATCGCACGCTCCACGAGCCGCTCGTGTGGAATCGTCCGGCAATTTTCACAGCGATCCGGGCGCATGAGCGGATACTATACCTGACGGATAATGCGGGCGAGATCGTTTTTGACGCCTTTGTGGTGCGGAAGCTGGCGAACCTGGGCAAGGTGATCGTGCTCTCGCCGAAGAGCGCGCCCGTCCTGAACGATGCGACGGTCGAGGATCTCAAGGAAGCAGGGATCGCGGGCTCAGAGAACGGGATCAGGATCGTGCCGAGTGGTGCGTACATCGGGCTCTCACTGGAGGAAGCGACGGAGGCGTTCCTGGACGTGTTCCGAGACGAGCGGTATCTGGTGATGGCGAAGGGCATGGGTAACTATGAGGCGATCTCGGAGTTTGAGACGCGAGCGGATCTCAGACTGAAGGGGCGACTGCTCTACATCCTGCGGGCCAAATGTGAGCCGGTAGCGCGGAGCCTGGGCGTCAACCGGGGCGATTTGGTCGCGCGTCTGATCGCGTAA
- a CDS encoding DUF1015 family protein, whose translation MERTMVEIIPFTATILNPELENRTELVCPVYDTIDAQQYERYAARENNVIHFTTRRDGLAEDEFIASATRSLARFFREGLLTVRARPSFYLYGVRYTVPEGIAAQLPAGKRTEVYVCFGLVALVKVGQRNEPAIVGHERTFEAKTQERVHLMRACGMNFSPIVAEYSMPGHELNRLFETYLGVLRPDLKLREQRKPLVDVEVNGAHHLLWEIADDSLIERIQELMRDKELMILDGHHRYTAACQLSQDLAEGTAYTLMTLVEGGDRALLLLPWHRCVRACHMAELRQRIEAYFAVEPLDRDAGEAALYKQLHESGGGLDVRFLMYDGDRFYLLRADEQRVRQLANERGERVGLDVISLHEWLIGPTLIGKPEDLVFTASPREAVDNVNKGGFQVAFILKPLQIAEVEYKAHSERKPFPQKSTLFLPKVAEGVVMWRWK comes from the coding sequence GTGGAACGAACGATGGTGGAAATCATACCTTTCACGGCGACGATCTTGAATCCCGAGCTGGAGAACAGGACAGAACTGGTATGCCCGGTATACGATACTATTGATGCGCAGCAGTACGAGCGCTACGCGGCGAGGGAGAACAACGTTATTCACTTTACCACCCGACGAGACGGTCTTGCAGAAGACGAGTTCATCGCGTCCGCGACGCGGAGCCTGGCGCGTTTTTTCCGTGAAGGGCTCTTAACGGTGCGTGCACGACCGTCTTTTTACCTCTACGGGGTGCGCTATACCGTTCCCGAGGGCATTGCAGCCCAGCTCCCGGCCGGGAAGCGAACTGAGGTATATGTATGCTTTGGCCTCGTCGCACTCGTGAAGGTGGGGCAGCGCAACGAGCCTGCGATCGTGGGACACGAGCGCACGTTTGAGGCGAAGACGCAGGAACGCGTCCATCTGATGCGGGCCTGCGGTATGAACTTCTCACCGATCGTCGCGGAATACTCGATGCCCGGGCATGAACTCAATCGACTCTTTGAGACCTATCTCGGCGTTCTCAGGCCGGATCTGAAGTTACGCGAGCAGCGGAAGCCACTGGTGGACGTCGAGGTGAACGGTGCTCACCATCTGCTCTGGGAGATTGCTGATGACTCGCTCATCGAGCGGATTCAGGAGCTCATGCGCGACAAGGAACTCATGATCCTCGACGGGCATCATCGCTACACGGCTGCGTGTCAGCTGAGCCAGGATCTGGCGGAAGGGACGGCGTATACGCTCATGACGCTCGTTGAGGGCGGTGATCGTGCGCTGCTGCTCTTGCCGTGGCATCGCTGCGTGCGAGCATGTCATATGGCTGAGCTCAGGCAGCGAATAGAAGCGTATTTCGCGGTAGAACCACTGGACCGGGATGCAGGGGAGGCCGCGCTCTATAAGCAACTCCATGAGTCTGGCGGAGGACTCGATGTCCGGTTCCTCATGTATGACGGCGACCGTTTTTATCTGTTACGCGCCGATGAGCAGCGCGTGCGGCAGCTGGCGAACGAGCGCGGCGAACGCGTGGGTCTGGACGTTATCAGCCTGCATGAGTGGCTGATCGGCCCAACGCTGATCGGCAAACCGGAGGATCTCGTGTTTACCGCGAGCCCGCGCGAGGCGGTGGATAACGTGAATAAGGGCGGCTTCCAGGTTGCTTTTATACTCAAGCCGCTTCAGATCGCTGAGGTGGAATACAAGGCGCACAGTGAGCGTAAACCGTTCCCGCAAAAGTCCACGCTCTTCCTGCCAAAGGTCGCGGAGGGCGTGGTGATGTGGCGATGGAAATGA